The segment TTAAACTCGTCCTTATCCCTTCTTCTCTTCTCATTTTTCTTTCCTATTCTCTATCAACCTCTAAGTTGATCAATTACCTCCCTACTAATTACCTTTTCCTCTGCTAATCTCTTTATCTCATCGTTCATATATCTATAAATTATGTCGGCCTTGTTAGGTTGGAAGTCCCACGGTGCGGCTAACACAACGTCTCCCTCTTTTATCCAAGTTTTCTTCCTCATTCTACCAGGTATTCTGGCAGTCCTTTCCTTCCCGTCGAGACATAATACAATTATATGTTCAGCTCCTAACATCTTTTTAACTACACAGATGACTTCCCCTTCTTGCGGCTTCGGCACATCCCTTGACGGTGCCTGATCTGATCTGTCTTTTTTAGGCAACTAAACGAACACCTTTTTCATTACAACGATAATGGAGAACATTAAAAACTTATTTTAGTTCTTCCAAGTTGTGGAATAATTTCTATGCAAGTGAGCCTTCTATTAGTCTTTGTCTTGTACGTATCTAATTGAGGTGCCTTAGTTAATACAGGTCTAGGCTAGAGAACTTAATAAGGATAAAGATCTTCCAAAGCGTCTACAAGTTACTTAAAGTTACGTAGTTAACGATTCTAACGTTCCATGTAACGTGGAGAGAACGACCTTATCATAAGATCTAACTATCTTCTTGTTCCTCTCATCCTCCAAGAACTTTTTCAATTCATCATTCTTGTTGTTTAGAGCTAACCTAAAGAAATTGAATAGGATTTTCTTAGGTTCGCTTAGGATCTCTTCTGTAATGACCAAGTTAGGTTTTGGTGTCATCATGAGGGTTAGGTGGGTGCCATCTAGTTTCGCTATCATGGCTAGTTTATATGCGCTATATTCTTTAGTAGGAGATCTTTTTGTAGCTTTCACTTCAATGAAATATTTGTTTCCGTCCCTCTCTGCTTCTATATCATGAGTAGGTAAATCAACTGACTTTATATTTACGAAATTCATCGATTCTAGAACTAATCTGGCTCTGTACTCCATTGCGAATCCCATAATTATACCTTTAGCCCTATCTATTGCGTATTCAATCTCATCCTCAGAAAACCCATACTGCTCCTTAAGCAGCTCTAGGGCGTTCACGATACTTTCATCCTTATCAATTTCGTCTATCCATAAAAAATATTTCTACAGAGCGGGCTTCTAATTAAAGAGTCTTTCTCTTACCACCTTCCGCCACCTTTCACGATGAAGAAGGTTGTACACATACCTCGAGTTTTTCCTGAACTTTGCACGTGTTCGGTGAAACTATGATAGGAGAGAGGTCAATATTTATACCCCTAACCTCATTATAGTTTTTGTAATGAGTGTAGAGCTAGAGAAGAGGAGAGGGTACCTTTATCTTTCGTTTAACACTGGAGGAAAATATAACACTTTCAATACCAGGTTCATGTTAGATATGCTTGACACGCTATCAGAGATTGAGAAAATAAGGGACCCTCATTTCCTGGTCATAAGGGGTAGCAATGGTAACTTTGGGGCTGGAGCAGACATTAGAGAACTATTGAAGGCATCTAACGATAAGGAGTACGCTAAGGTGTTTTTCGGACACATGAGGGATCTGTTCGTAAAGCTTATGTCCATAAACAAGGTAACTGTTGGTCTAGTTGAGGGAATAGCTTACGGTGCGTCTATGGAGCTCCTCCTTGTTCTAGACATAGTTATAGCTAAGAAGGGAACAAAGTTTGCGGCGCCAGGAGGTAGACTGGGAGTCTTCCCTCCAGTTCTCGTATCGATAGGACCTTATTTGCTGGGCCCTAGGGCATCCAGGAAGCTAGCCATGCTTGGAGAGGAGTTAGACACCTCTCTAGCAAAACAGGTTGGACTTTTAGATTATGAGGCGGAAGACCTGGACAAAGAGTTGTTAATCGTTCTGAACAGACTTAAGGTTATGTCTCCTTCTGCTCAAGTTAGGATGAGAAGGTTGATATTCTCGGAGATGATTTCCAGTCTAGATAAGGCTTTTGAGGAGGTAGCCACTCAAGTTATATCGGACGAAGCTAGGGAAGGGATAAACTCCTTCTTCTCCAAATCTACCCCTTCATGGACCTCAATCAGTTTCTCTTAGCTTCATTAACTTTCCACCAAAATATATGAAAGTAATAGTGAATATTATTATATATACTAGGTCAAAAGTCGAAGGTATGGTGTTGTAAACTGAGACGTCCCTTATTACGTTATTGATTATAGAAAGGGGTTGATACTCGACTATGGGTCGCAGGGTGGGAGGAAACGAGCTCTCTGCGAAGAATGCGTTACTTAAGAACATTAAAGGGAAAACCACTATGTTAGCTACAGTTTGAGCTACGAAGAGTTTATCCTTTGGGCTAAGACCGAAGATAACCGCCCCTAGTCCAGCAAACATTAGCGTAGCAAGCGCAAGGAATCCTATAAAGGAAAGGCTTATCAGAGGAAGGAAGCCGAAGGCTAAACCTAACGCCAATATTGGAACAGTAGAGATCAAAGTGATCACTATTTCATATATGATGAAACTTATCACCCATTCGTAACTTTTGAGAGGGGAAGCCGCCAATCTGTCAACTAGTTTATCTCTATAATAACCGGCTCCAACTCCCGTAACTCCGAATAAACCGTTTGAAAGGGCTATTACTCCAATCATTCCTGAAATAACGTAGTCATAATATGTGAAGCCTTGCCGCTCCACCGTTTGAAAGTTTACCGTTTGACCGCCTGTGACGTAGCTTTGAATCAAGGCCTTAAGTGATGGGATGAGATAATCGTCCTGTTGGGGGTAATATAGGGTGAAAGTATCGTTGTTTACAGAAACGTAAATGTAGTTATGAAGTAAGGCCTGTTTTTCATTAGAGCCTACTATCCCTGAGAAAAGAACGCTATGGTTTAGATATTCAGCAAGGCCACTATCTCCATTAACGACAACCGTAACGTGTGGTTCGGCTGCAGCCCCAAAGCCGAAAGCGAAGATTATGGTAAGAAATAAGGGGAAAAATATTACAAAGAATAAAGTAGTCTTGCTGCTCAGGTTATCCTTTATGATTGCCCAAGTCGTTATCAAAACGTTCCTCACTAAGAATCACCCAGCGATTCCATTAGGGCCAGGTAGGCTTCTTCCAATGACTGTTTTCTAAATTCCTCCATGAGCTCTAAGGGAGTGGAAAGCCTAACTATTTTTCCATCGAATATCACGGCAACTCTGTCTGAAAGCTTTTGCGCTTCGTCCAAATAATGAGTGGTGAGAAGCACAGTTACACCTGCATCTCTCACGCGTTTTATTGTTTCCCAAACGCTCCTCCTAGATCTCGGATCCAGTCCCACCGTTGGTTCGTCCATGAATATTAGCCTCGGAGATCCAGCTAGCGAACAAGCTACTGCGACTCTCCTTTTATATCCTCCTGATATGTTCCTGAACTTGGTGTTCCTGAAATCAAGGAGATCTAAGCCCTTCATTATTTCCTCTATCTGAGACTTATCTCCTCCGTACAGTTTCACGAAGTATGATATGTTTTCCTCGACCGTGAGATCTGAGAACCCTTGAAACTCCTGAGGGACGATTCCCACTCTTTCTCTCACTTTATCGCATTGCTCAGGAACGATGTATCCCATGACCTCCACTTTTCCTCTGGTAGGTCTTATCATGCAAGTTAAGATCTTAACGGTAGTAGTTTTACCAGCTCCGTTGGGTCCCAGAAGAGAAAATATTTCACCGCTGTTTACCGAGAAAGTTATCCCTTTCAACGCCTCCTTATCTTTTCCATATATCTTCCATAGATTTTCAACGTTGACGATTCTCATAAACCTTATTATGAAGGAAGGGAATATAATTAATTTATCGTAAATCCGTTATTACTCTGATATCCAAAACGTTATTTAAAAATTGATCCCAATTTTAGTGAGAAGTTTAAATAACCTTTTACATGATAAAAGTTATGGATTACCTCTTTGTGTTCCTAACGATAGCAGCGTTGATGTCGGCTTTTTCCATTTATCTCATTTATTTAGTTAAGAAAGGAACAGACGGTATAGGATTCCTACTAGTTCTCTACTTAAGCGGAAGTATGGTAGTTATGTTCGCATCTCTATCCATCTTTTTCTCTACCCCTAATCCAACTACAGAGGCTATTGCTCTTTCGCTCAACTCAGCCTACATGATATTTGGATTAATTCCAATTCTATTCAAAATGAATAAGAAAATAAACGTGAGGAAATGGTACACCGTCCTCATTTTCTCAGTTACTATGGCCATTTCTGAGGCTTTGATGGGGGAAACGTTTTACTCGATTTTATCAAAGCAGCTAGGAAACCCACTTTTAGGCGTTCAGAATTATTGGTATTTTGGCGTAATGATCTCAGAGATGACCTTCACACTTATCTACTCCATCTTTAAAGGGTTGGATAAGAACCTGAGAAACTTCTTACTAGTATCTCTACCAGTAATGGGTATCTCTCCCGTTATCTTAGCAGACGATGAGGCATTCGTAACCACCACTATTTGGCTTAACGCAAGTCTAATGATAGTAGCTACAATATTGATCTATGAGTCCCTATATAGAGACAGATTGAAGAAAACGCAAGATACGATGACCTCCCTGGAGTTAATGTTGGTGTTCACGCTCATGATGGGAGGAGTCTTCTTCTATTATGTAACTGGTAGTTGGTACTTATTTGACTTCTCAATGTTAGCTGGTATGACGTGGTTCATTTACAGGGCGATCGAGGGGCCCAGCAAAATTAAGGGAAACTATCTAAGAGATGGTAAGTGGACTTTCACGTTCATTCTTGTAACCTTTATCATGGAGTGGTTCATGGGAGGGGTCTTAGATTTCGTGACTGGGACTTTCTCTCCTGGACTACAAGGATTTCTCTCATCTCTACCCTTAGGTTTCGTTAATCCTGCCTCCGCATACGGACTAGGAGCTCTATTTGATTTCCTCTCGATATTCGGATCGGTTACAGGATCGACTTGGTTCTTGCTCATGATGGGAACTGAAATGGGTATGTTAGCGGTCTTCAGGATAGGTCAGCTGAAGCTTAAGGAGAACAAGATAAGGATGTTACTCATGATATCCGCCTACGCAATTTACACCATATATCTGCCATCTTTCTCCCCTTTGGCTCCTAAATTGCCATACGTGCCATACATGTGGAGCATGGGATTAGGAACGTTAGGCCCAGTATCATCGCAATATCTTATCACTGGTATAATAGGAACTTACGTTGTAAGCGCAATACTCTCCTTCCTTTTCGGATCAAGGCAGATATGCTCTGTCACATGTACAGCTCCAATGATGTATCAGGGCACCTTTTATGACTCCCTAAAGACATTTAACAGGAACTCCAAGTTGGGTAGAAAGACTCTTACGAGCAAGATAAGACCTTGGTATAAGGTTATAGCTTTGTCCGTCTGGATCTCTCTGCTAACGTTTGCGGTGTTGTCTTTCTTAGATCAAGATGGAATATTAAATGTTCAAATATTCGGGAACGACCCAACTACCTTTCTCTACGCATTTTACTTCAACTTCCTTTGGTACGTAGTGTTCATCTCGATACCGTTTATGGGCTCCTACGCTTGCGTCACTCAGGGTTGGTGCTCTTGGGGGAGTTTCAATCAGCTCTTCGGCGGATTAGGACTTTTTAAGTTAAAGGTGAGAGATCCTAGTGTTTGTGTGAAATGCGAAAGCAAGGAGTGTGTAAATGCCTGTCCGGTGGGTAATACAGACCTACCTGGAAACTTCATTAAGAGAGGAGAGTTCAAGTCAATGAGATGCGTAGGAATTGGAGACTGTGCGGAGGCCTGTCCTTACGGCAACATCACGTTCTACGACGTAAGGTCATGGTTAAAAGGAAAACTAAAATAAATTATTTATTTAATAATCATAGTACTTTTAGTTAACTTCAATTATTTCTGGCTATAGTTTATGGACTAATTTTAACTTTTATAAAACAAACGTATATATCACCAAAGCACTGTTAAAGAGTGATATGAGTACTCCTATAAGTGGGTTGGTAAACTTCGTTAAACAGGTCTTCCAACTAGATAAGGACTGGTTATCTAGGATAACTATGGCTATGATTGTGTTAAGCCTTATTTGGGGCATTCTTGGTATCATAGACGCCCTAATGGCTAGGATACAAGAGGCAGTCTGGGCCACTTCCAGTAATTTTATATTGACTTCTCAGGAGTATTACGGTTCTATAACTCTTCATGGAGTTAGGGACCTTTTTGGATTCGCAGTCCAGCTTGAAATAGCTATATTCGCTTTTATCTCGCTTAGAATGTTGAAAATTCAACCAAGGTTAAAATGGTTTATGAACTTAGCTTTTATCATCTTTAACATCTCCTTCATGTTGTTAGAAGGGCCTATAGTACTTTACCCTACGTTTAACGACAACTACTTCTCTGCCGGCTCCTGGTATTATCTCGCGCCTCTAGGGTTGCCCAACTACTCTCAGTACGTGTTGAGTCCTTTGTGGTACGTTGGTATGGAGCTACTAGACATTGGCACTTACATGTTCGTAATATGGTTAATCTATCATTTCTATTTAGCCTCTAGGTCGACTAAGGAGAAGTTGCCTATTTTTGCAGTGTTTGCACTAATGACGTCGTTAATGATAGCTATAGGTTGGAGCGGTGAGGCGGCCGCTAACACATGGGACCTATTGGCTATAGCTGGTGTCACTGGAATGAACGTAATAGCTAATCAAATCGCTTTTTGGATACTTGGACACTCGATAGTGTACATAGTCTGGATGCCTGCAATTGCCTCCATGTATTACCTCATCCCGTTGTTGGCTAACAAACCGCTTTACAGCGATAAGATGGCAAGGATAGCTGCGCTAATGTATCTGATTTTCTCTAATAACGTCCCCATTCACCACCTTTACATGGTTAACTTCCCTGTATCAGTAAAGGTTATGCAAGAGGTGCTTACTTACGCCGTAGTAGTCCCATCTATGCTAACTTTCTTCAACTTGTGGGCAACAGTTAAAGGGGCATCAGTTAAGGTTAACCTCATCTCTTTGTGGATTTCAATAAGCTTCGCGGGAGCTATAGCTGCAGGAGTAACAGGGATCTCTAACGCGGATATTTCCTTCAACTCCATTATACACAACACGATGTGGGTTCCCGGGCATTTCCACGCAATGATATTCTTCTCCATTGTTCCTGCAGGTTTCGCTACACTCTATTATATGGTGCCAATGCTTACTGGTAGGATGTGGTATTCAACTAAGTTAGGATGGTTGCACATGGTTGGATACATGATAGGAACAGCGATGATAGTATATGGATTTGACAATTTGGGTTTGGCAGGATTAACTAGAAGAGCGGAGATATTTCCCAACACTCCCGTATACGTGTCCTCAGAAATAATATCGGCAGTAGGCGCCTTCATAGCCGACGCTGCTACATTAGTCTGGCTGGGAAATCTAGTGCTGACTCTTCTTAAGGGCAGGACAGCTAATCTTGAGGGTTTGTCAATAGGTGAGACCATAAGTACAGTAGCACTCCAGTTGAACGCTCCGGAGCTAAATACAAGCGGTTTGAATAAATTCCCAAGTTATTTTGTAAGCATTTCTAGGGCAATGAAGTCTGAGATTCCAAAAATTAGGACTTTCCTAGGTAGGAAAAAAGGCAACTTGAGTTGAAATTAAGATACCTGTTTTTTAGAACTAATTTCTTTCAACATCTCCTC is part of the Metallosphaera cuprina Ar-4 genome and harbors:
- a CDS encoding translation initiation factor aIF-1A, translating into MPKKDRSDQAPSRDVPKPQEGEVICVVKKMLGAEHIIVLCLDGKERTARIPGRMRKKTWIKEGDVVLAAPWDFQPNKADIIYRYMNDEIKRLAEEKVISREVIDQLRG
- a CDS encoding enoyl-CoA hydratase/isomerase family protein — translated: MSVELEKRRGYLYLSFNTGGKYNTFNTRFMLDMLDTLSEIEKIRDPHFLVIRGSNGNFGAGADIRELLKASNDKEYAKVFFGHMRDLFVKLMSINKVTVGLVEGIAYGASMELLLVLDIVIAKKGTKFAAPGGRLGVFPPVLVSIGPYLLGPRASRKLAMLGEELDTSLAKQVGLLDYEAEDLDKELLIVLNRLKVMSPSAQVRMRRLIFSEMISSLDKAFEEVATQVISDEAREGINSFFSKSTPSWTSISFS
- a CDS encoding ABC transporter permease, whose protein sequence is MRNVLITTWAIIKDNLSSKTTLFFVIFFPLFLTIIFAFGFGAAAEPHVTVVVNGDSGLAEYLNHSVLFSGIVGSNEKQALLHNYIYVSVNNDTFTLYYPQQDDYLIPSLKALIQSYVTGGQTVNFQTVERQGFTYYDYVISGMIGVIALSNGLFGVTGVGAGYYRDKLVDRLAASPLKSYEWVISFIIYEIVITLISTVPILALGLAFGFLPLISLSFIGFLALATLMFAGLGAVIFGLSPKDKLFVAQTVANIVVFPLMFLSNAFFAESSFPPTLRPIVEYQPLSIINNVIRDVSVYNTIPSTFDLVYIIIFTITFIYFGGKLMKLRETD
- a CDS encoding ABC transporter ATP-binding protein, yielding MRIVNVENLWKIYGKDKEALKGITFSVNSGEIFSLLGPNGAGKTTTVKILTCMIRPTRGKVEVMGYIVPEQCDKVRERVGIVPQEFQGFSDLTVEENISYFVKLYGGDKSQIEEIMKGLDLLDFRNTKFRNISGGYKRRVAVACSLAGSPRLIFMDEPTVGLDPRSRRSVWETIKRVRDAGVTVLLTTHYLDEAQKLSDRVAVIFDGKIVRLSTPLELMEEFRKQSLEEAYLALMESLGDS
- a CDS encoding 4Fe-4S binding protein; translation: MDYLFVFLTIAALMSAFSIYLIYLVKKGTDGIGFLLVLYLSGSMVVMFASLSIFFSTPNPTTEAIALSLNSAYMIFGLIPILFKMNKKINVRKWYTVLIFSVTMAISEALMGETFYSILSKQLGNPLLGVQNYWYFGVMISEMTFTLIYSIFKGLDKNLRNFLLVSLPVMGISPVILADDEAFVTTTIWLNASLMIVATILIYESLYRDRLKKTQDTMTSLELMLVFTLMMGGVFFYYVTGSWYLFDFSMLAGMTWFIYRAIEGPSKIKGNYLRDGKWTFTFILVTFIMEWFMGGVLDFVTGTFSPGLQGFLSSLPLGFVNPASAYGLGALFDFLSIFGSVTGSTWFLLMMGTEMGMLAVFRIGQLKLKENKIRMLLMISAYAIYTIYLPSFSPLAPKLPYVPYMWSMGLGTLGPVSSQYLITGIIGTYVVSAILSFLFGSRQICSVTCTAPMMYQGTFYDSLKTFNRNSKLGRKTLTSKIRPWYKVIALSVWISLLTFAVLSFLDQDGILNVQIFGNDPTTFLYAFYFNFLWYVVFISIPFMGSYACVTQGWCSWGSFNQLFGGLGLFKLKVRDPSVCVKCESKECVNACPVGNTDLPGNFIKRGEFKSMRCVGIGDCAEACPYGNITFYDVRSWLKGKLK
- a CDS encoding cbb3-type cytochrome c oxidase subunit I, with protein sequence MSTPISGLVNFVKQVFQLDKDWLSRITMAMIVLSLIWGILGIIDALMARIQEAVWATSSNFILTSQEYYGSITLHGVRDLFGFAVQLEIAIFAFISLRMLKIQPRLKWFMNLAFIIFNISFMLLEGPIVLYPTFNDNYFSAGSWYYLAPLGLPNYSQYVLSPLWYVGMELLDIGTYMFVIWLIYHFYLASRSTKEKLPIFAVFALMTSLMIAIGWSGEAAANTWDLLAIAGVTGMNVIANQIAFWILGHSIVYIVWMPAIASMYYLIPLLANKPLYSDKMARIAALMYLIFSNNVPIHHLYMVNFPVSVKVMQEVLTYAVVVPSMLTFFNLWATVKGASVKVNLISLWISISFAGAIAAGVTGISNADISFNSIIHNTMWVPGHFHAMIFFSIVPAGFATLYYMVPMLTGRMWYSTKLGWLHMVGYMIGTAMIVYGFDNLGLAGLTRRAEIFPNTPVYVSSEIISAVGAFIADAATLVWLGNLVLTLLKGRTANLEGLSIGETISTVALQLNAPELNTSGLNKFPSYFVSISRAMKSEIPKIRTFLGRKKGNLS